From a region of the Brevibacterium siliguriense genome:
- a CDS encoding NAD(P)H-dependent flavin oxidoreductase, with the protein MTIAFAKTPLPIIGAPMAGGTSTPELTEAVARAGGFPFVAGGYLTAEALAPLVTRMRETTSDFGVNLFAPNRVPVDREAFDEFVSALEPVAAARGITLDPEPVEDDDHFDDKLDWLTEHPVPLVSMTFNLPTAETVDRLHAVGTQVVATVTSVPEARAAAEVGVDGLVVQGPRAGGHSGTADPTRTIEDRATVDLVRDILAEVDLPVAAGGGVEGEAMVGDLLDAGASAVVVGTLLLRSDEAGTAPTHRAALASEEFTETQLTRAFTGRPARALVNDFVRKFDSVAVDAYPAVHHLTKEFRAAAKKADDPHGLHLWAGTGYRSAREGSAETIVKDLGARFTRE; encoded by the coding sequence GTGACGATCGCCTTCGCGAAGACCCCGCTGCCCATCATCGGAGCGCCCATGGCCGGTGGGACGTCGACTCCTGAACTCACCGAAGCCGTCGCCCGTGCAGGCGGGTTTCCTTTCGTCGCCGGCGGCTATCTCACCGCCGAGGCTCTCGCTCCGCTGGTCACACGGATGCGGGAGACGACCTCTGACTTCGGCGTCAACCTCTTCGCCCCGAACCGCGTCCCCGTCGATCGCGAAGCTTTCGACGAGTTCGTCAGTGCGCTCGAACCGGTCGCTGCCGCCCGGGGAATCACGCTCGATCCCGAACCGGTCGAGGACGACGACCACTTCGACGACAAGCTCGACTGGCTCACCGAGCACCCAGTCCCCCTGGTCTCAATGACGTTCAATCTGCCCACCGCCGAGACGGTCGACCGCCTCCACGCCGTCGGCACTCAGGTCGTCGCCACGGTGACCTCGGTTCCCGAGGCGCGGGCGGCCGCCGAGGTCGGGGTCGATGGGCTCGTCGTCCAAGGCCCGCGTGCCGGCGGGCATTCGGGCACGGCAGATCCGACGCGGACCATCGAGGACCGCGCGACGGTCGATCTCGTCCGCGACATCCTCGCCGAGGTGGACCTTCCTGTCGCAGCCGGAGGCGGAGTTGAGGGCGAGGCCATGGTGGGCGACCTCCTCGATGCGGGGGCGAGCGCCGTCGTCGTCGGCACCTTGCTGCTGCGCTCCGACGAGGCAGGCACCGCGCCGACGCACCGTGCCGCCTTGGCTTCAGAAGAGTTCACGGAAACCCAGCTGACCAGGGCATTCACGGGACGGCCCGCACGCGCGCTGGTCAATGACTTCGTGCGGAAGTTCGATTCGGTCGCCGTCGACGCCTACCCGGCAGTGCACCATCTGACAAAGGAGTTCCGAGCCGCGGCCAAGAAGGCCGATGACCCGCACGGCCTGCATCTGTGGGCGGGCACCGGCTACCGCAGTGCGCGGGAGGGCTCTGCCGAGACCATCGTCAAGGACCTCGGCGCCCGCTTCACCCGCGAATAG
- a CDS encoding acyltransferase family protein, translating into MTLTLNDPLPSDDPQENTQLAASTAPNTPPASTRRQAENGQAPAKPHRDRVIDLLRFGCLVVVVILHSMMSAAVLGPSGTVEPVVALSNTAGFAAASWFFQIMPLFFIIGGYAGITGWRRTRARGGTWTDYLRARLRRIVVPVAVLIGLAGLGLSAAGELGVSTDLLAEASLRIGQPLWFLAVYVGLTALVPVAVHFHETAPRRSLAALASAVIVVDGLVAVTGVTGLGYLNFLFVWPLVQQLGFFYADALDRPVRRFLAWAVLAAALLVLVGLVSAGVYSPNMLVNLNPPTGALVLLGVVQLCGMRLVHARLGRMLNAADENVSTSEAALDPRALRTQIWGRVITWGNRYGMHVYLWHMSIVIVLIGSLGTLAQAVSFVPGASDFVLPEIGSSWWWATRLPWLVAVMVLSSLVAMAAERIPFPSEQRLASIGRTIVEVAREMRGKGSLDSDSGADDITPVASQAGADDVTPAVGCPRLRAAIAVGTATAGVVVALLVGIAPLIWTLVAFGLLMVSLILSAGLAPRDARVIPPRRPTGR; encoded by the coding sequence ATGACATTGACGCTCAACGACCCGCTGCCATCCGATGACCCCCAAGAGAACACGCAGCTCGCCGCCAGCACCGCCCCGAACACACCACCCGCGTCGACGCGGCGCCAGGCCGAGAACGGGCAGGCCCCGGCCAAACCTCACCGCGACCGGGTCATCGACCTTCTGCGCTTCGGCTGCCTCGTCGTCGTGGTCATCCTCCATTCGATGATGAGCGCGGCGGTGCTCGGACCCAGCGGGACTGTGGAGCCTGTGGTCGCGCTGTCGAACACCGCCGGGTTCGCCGCCGCGTCCTGGTTCTTCCAGATCATGCCGTTGTTCTTCATCATCGGCGGATACGCGGGCATCACCGGTTGGCGTCGCACCCGCGCCCGCGGCGGCACGTGGACGGACTATCTGCGCGCCCGCCTGCGCAGGATCGTCGTGCCCGTCGCCGTGCTCATCGGCCTCGCCGGCCTCGGACTGTCCGCGGCCGGCGAGCTCGGGGTCTCGACCGACCTCCTCGCCGAGGCGAGTCTGCGCATCGGTCAGCCGCTGTGGTTCCTCGCCGTCTACGTCGGTCTCACCGCTTTGGTGCCGGTTGCCGTGCATTTCCACGAAACCGCGCCGAGGCGGTCACTGGCAGCCCTGGCCAGTGCAGTCATCGTCGTCGACGGTCTGGTCGCGGTCACGGGCGTGACCGGGCTCGGATACCTGAACTTCCTGTTCGTGTGGCCTTTGGTTCAGCAGCTCGGGTTCTTCTACGCCGATGCGCTCGATCGACCCGTCCGCAGGTTCCTCGCCTGGGCGGTGCTGGCAGCAGCGCTGCTGGTCCTGGTCGGGCTCGTGTCCGCCGGTGTGTACAGCCCCAATATGCTCGTCAACCTCAACCCGCCGACCGGTGCTCTCGTCCTGCTCGGGGTGGTCCAGCTGTGCGGAATGCGGCTCGTGCACGCCCGGCTGGGTCGAATGCTCAATGCTGCGGACGAGAACGTTTCCACCAGCGAGGCGGCACTCGACCCCCGAGCGCTTCGTACGCAGATCTGGGGTCGGGTCATCACTTGGGGCAATCGGTATGGGATGCACGTCTACCTGTGGCATATGAGCATCGTCATCGTGCTCATCGGCTCACTGGGCACTCTCGCTCAAGCGGTGTCCTTCGTGCCCGGTGCGTCCGATTTCGTGCTTCCGGAGATCGGATCGTCATGGTGGTGGGCCACGCGTCTGCCCTGGTTGGTCGCCGTTATGGTGCTGTCCAGCCTGGTGGCCATGGCGGCTGAGCGAATTCCGTTTCCGTCGGAACAGCGGCTTGCCTCGATCGGCCGAACGATCGTCGAGGTGGCTCGTGAGATGCGTGGGAAAGGTTCGCTGGATTCCGATTCCGGGGCGGACGACATCACCCCGGTTGCTTCCCAAGCAGGAGCCGACGACGTGACACCGGCTGTCGGCTGCCCGCGGCTGCGGGCCGCCATCGCCGTCGGTACCGCCACAGCGGGCGTCGTCGTTGCGCTGCTCGTCGGGATCGCCCCGTTGATTTGGACGTTGGTCGCGTTCGGTCTGCTCATGGTTTCCCTCATCCTGTCTGCCGGGCTGGCCCCGCGGGACGCACGAGTCATTCCACCGAGGCGGCCAACTGGTCGGTGA
- a CDS encoding SRPBCC domain-containing protein gives MTAHLSRTRNQNPDLDLSIQRVIRAPKQTIWNAWTTPDQLAQWWIPAPLQLRVDSLELTPGGAFVTRMSEDGTEWHPHVDAVFLVIEEGSRLVFTNAVNSSWHPALPDPVAMTTEIILGDHPDGTDYHAVVRHGSPEQRTRHEELGFFDGWGTVTDQLAASVE, from the coding sequence ATGACCGCCCATCTCTCTCGCACCAGGAATCAGAATCCGGACCTCGATCTCAGCATCCAACGCGTCATCCGCGCACCGAAGCAGACGATCTGGAATGCCTGGACCACACCGGATCAGCTGGCCCAGTGGTGGATTCCGGCACCCTTGCAGCTGCGCGTCGACTCCCTCGAACTCACTCCGGGCGGCGCCTTCGTCACCCGGATGAGCGAGGACGGCACCGAATGGCATCCTCATGTCGATGCCGTGTTCCTCGTCATAGAGGAAGGCAGCCGACTCGTCTTCACGAATGCGGTCAACAGCTCCTGGCATCCGGCCCTGCCCGACCCGGTGGCGATGACCACGGAGATCATCCTCGGCGACCATCCCGACGGCACCGACTACCACGCCGTCGTCCGACACGGCAGCCCCGAACAGCGTACCCGCCACGAAGAACTCGGCTTCTTCGACGGCTGGGGAACCGTCACCGACCAGTTGGCCGCCTCGGTGGAATGA
- a CDS encoding ArsR/SmtB family transcription factor: MAKHQNPSDELDAMFAALADPTRRRVIARLGTGPASVGELASPLSISLPSFMKHVHSLESCGLIRTEKSGRVRTCVLNQNRFHLLTGWLEEQRRIWEESTDRLEQFVTEEFVTKEES; encoded by the coding sequence ATGGCTAAGCATCAGAATCCATCGGACGAGCTCGACGCGATGTTCGCGGCTCTGGCGGATCCCACACGACGCAGGGTCATCGCACGCCTCGGCACCGGCCCGGCCAGCGTCGGGGAACTGGCGAGTCCGCTGTCGATCTCCCTGCCGTCATTCATGAAACATGTGCACAGCCTCGAATCGTGCGGACTGATCAGGACCGAGAAGTCCGGACGAGTGCGCACCTGCGTGCTCAACCAGAATCGCTTCCACCTGCTCACGGGCTGGCTGGAAGAACAGCGGCGGATCTGGGAAGAGAGCACCGATCGGCTCGAACAGTTCGTCACCGAAGAGTTCGTCACCAAGGAGGAATCATGA
- a CDS encoding trans-sulfuration enzyme family protein → MSSPRFEPTTTAGISTRSVHSGAMPEAHTGSVVAPIFQTSTFMMDTPGQTRAGFDYARTGTPNRSDLEQALCELEGASFAAAVNSGTSAEVAVFSALLRPGDEVILPRDVYGGTFRLLQNEYVRWGVVIRTVDLTDAAALAAAINDNTAIVWVETPSNPGLDIIDIAEAARLAHSANALLAVDSTFATPVLQRPLELGADIVVHSTTKFINGHSDVIGGAVLAGDGTSCPRAAEVVDRLESHLASVGLGISPFDAWLTRRGIKTLPVRMKAHCANAQAVAEWLEARDEVAEVIYPGLPSHPGHEVAKRQMSGFGGVVSLRTDTEERALALVANTKLITLAESLGGVESLIDHPATMTHLSVAGSEVSVSGRFIRLSVGIEDVDDILADLAQALDATAAVEIADNHHSPSAARPLLIG, encoded by the coding sequence GTGAGTTCACCCCGTTTCGAACCCACCACAACCGCCGGAATCTCGACCCGATCGGTGCACTCGGGAGCCATGCCCGAAGCGCACACCGGTTCGGTCGTGGCCCCGATCTTCCAGACCTCCACCTTCATGATGGACACCCCGGGTCAGACCCGCGCCGGCTTCGACTATGCGCGGACGGGCACGCCGAATCGCAGTGACCTCGAACAGGCGCTGTGCGAATTGGAGGGCGCGTCATTCGCCGCGGCCGTCAACTCGGGAACCTCGGCCGAGGTGGCCGTGTTCTCCGCGCTGCTGCGTCCCGGTGACGAGGTCATCCTGCCCCGCGACGTCTACGGTGGGACCTTCCGCCTCCTGCAGAACGAATACGTGCGCTGGGGAGTGGTCATCCGCACCGTCGACCTCACCGACGCTGCGGCGCTCGCCGCCGCCATCAACGACAACACCGCGATCGTCTGGGTCGAGACCCCGAGCAATCCTGGACTCGACATCATCGATATCGCCGAGGCGGCCCGCCTCGCCCATTCCGCGAATGCCCTGCTGGCCGTGGATTCGACCTTCGCGACCCCGGTGCTGCAGCGTCCGCTGGAGCTCGGCGCCGATATCGTCGTCCACTCGACGACGAAGTTCATCAACGGCCACTCCGATGTCATCGGCGGGGCGGTGCTGGCCGGTGATGGGACGAGCTGTCCCCGCGCCGCCGAGGTGGTCGACCGTCTCGAGAGCCACCTCGCCTCAGTCGGGCTGGGCATCTCCCCGTTCGACGCCTGGCTGACCAGGCGCGGGATCAAGACCCTGCCGGTGCGGATGAAGGCGCACTGCGCCAACGCGCAGGCAGTCGCCGAATGGCTCGAGGCTCGCGACGAAGTGGCCGAGGTGATCTATCCGGGTCTGCCGTCCCACCCCGGGCATGAGGTGGCGAAGCGGCAGATGAGCGGATTCGGGGGAGTGGTGTCCCTGCGCACCGACACCGAGGAGCGGGCGTTGGCGCTGGTGGCGAACACGAAGCTCATCACCCTGGCCGAGTCGCTCGGGGGAGTCGAGTCCCTCATCGACCACCCGGCGACGATGACGCATCTGTCCGTGGCCGGCAGCGAGGTCAGCGTCTCGGGACGGTTCATCCGCCTGTCCGTCGGCATCGAGGACGTCGACGACATACTCGCCGACCTCGCCCAGGCCCTCGACGCCACGGCGGCGGTGGAGATTGCTGACAACCATCACTCACCGTCGGCAGCACGTCCTCTCCTCATCGGCTGA
- a CDS encoding sensor histidine kinase, protein MDPQTPDVAPDATDRADTDTPNSAEAASGIEPDASYRAGADDTPNTVEVSEREDSIGAEGIVNAPPTAEIAEPAATQAGEFRTKPLDFDVPFATGSTRQYPQQSWRDTQPQGYGQPQNPQQPTLQYAQAPAAQFASPNYATAPSDSGPRTYPSTSVYYGPAGQQPQQPRQPRPPRPGQPPMPPPRPPRRARQRTEPVAYAPVTGSLPLTRDEVTEIPADGPITWPKRPTGIIGVANLVLSAVLGLIWAWIPLGLLFTGIGGIFALGLGVLALLVWVLVQQGANNAERYRAELIYADKIPVPKIESSNRPPGIGRFLHNRWLQVKSGAFWRSTAHHYIKMLLGLIVVAGTITAICGSIFGIFAAINPHGVNTFFIGETIDGPARIGVAIGAVIVLASSLAILWFAPLLDRALDRALLAPARTVALQAEVTELDRARMAGIEAAAAERLRIERDLHDGAQPRLVALTMTLGMAKTKIDSDPERAKELVAEAHTEAKGIVTELRQLARGIHPAVLTDRGLDAAVSALAGRSTIPIDVDVRLEGRIGREAEAVSYFVVAECLTNITKHSGATRASVFIAPTENGVQIVVTDNGHGGARVDRTGRHTGIAGLIDRVEAARGTLNLTSPAGGPTTVVVEVPCAS, encoded by the coding sequence GTGGATCCTCAGACCCCCGACGTCGCACCCGATGCCACCGACCGCGCGGACACTGACACCCCCAATTCCGCGGAGGCGGCCTCCGGCATCGAGCCCGACGCCTCCTACCGCGCCGGTGCCGACGACACACCCAATACCGTCGAGGTCAGTGAGCGCGAAGATTCCATCGGCGCCGAGGGGATCGTCAACGCCCCGCCCACCGCTGAGATCGCTGAACCTGCGGCCACTCAGGCAGGAGAGTTCCGAACCAAGCCGCTTGATTTCGACGTGCCGTTCGCCACCGGTTCGACTCGTCAGTATCCGCAGCAGTCGTGGAGGGACACGCAGCCGCAGGGGTACGGGCAGCCGCAGAACCCCCAGCAGCCGACCCTGCAGTACGCACAGGCTCCCGCAGCCCAATTCGCATCCCCGAACTACGCGACAGCTCCCAGCGACTCCGGTCCTCGCACCTACCCCTCGACATCTGTCTACTACGGCCCCGCCGGACAGCAGCCCCAGCAGCCGCGCCAACCACGGCCACCCCGTCCGGGACAGCCGCCGATGCCGCCCCCACGGCCGCCTCGGCGAGCGAGGCAGCGCACCGAACCGGTCGCCTACGCACCGGTCACCGGTTCGCTGCCGCTGACCCGGGACGAGGTCACCGAGATCCCCGCCGACGGTCCCATCACCTGGCCCAAGCGTCCGACCGGAATCATCGGCGTCGCGAACCTCGTGCTCTCCGCCGTCCTCGGACTGATCTGGGCGTGGATCCCGCTGGGACTGCTGTTCACCGGTATCGGCGGAATCTTCGCCCTCGGCCTCGGTGTTCTCGCCCTCCTCGTCTGGGTCCTCGTCCAGCAGGGCGCGAACAACGCCGAACGCTACCGGGCCGAACTCATCTACGCCGATAAGATCCCCGTCCCGAAGATCGAAAGCAGCAATCGCCCGCCGGGCATCGGCCGCTTCCTCCACAACCGCTGGCTGCAGGTGAAATCGGGTGCTTTCTGGCGCTCGACCGCCCATCACTACATCAAGATGCTCCTCGGCCTGATCGTCGTCGCCGGCACCATCACCGCAATCTGCGGATCCATCTTCGGCATCTTCGCTGCCATCAATCCACACGGAGTCAACACCTTCTTCATCGGCGAAACCATCGACGGCCCGGCCCGCATCGGTGTGGCCATCGGCGCCGTCATCGTCCTCGCCAGCTCCCTGGCCATCCTGTGGTTCGCCCCGCTGCTCGACCGCGCCCTCGATCGGGCCCTGCTCGCACCGGCACGCACCGTGGCACTGCAGGCCGAGGTCACCGAACTCGACCGGGCCCGCATGGCCGGCATCGAGGCGGCCGCTGCGGAGCGACTGCGCATCGAACGCGACCTCCACGACGGCGCCCAGCCCCGGCTCGTCGCGCTGACCATGACCTTGGGCATGGCGAAGACGAAGATCGACTCCGACCCGGAAAGGGCGAAGGAACTCGTGGCCGAAGCCCATACCGAAGCCAAAGGCATCGTCACCGAACTCCGTCAGCTTGCCCGCGGAATCCACCCCGCCGTGCTCACCGACCGCGGCCTCGACGCCGCAGTCTCCGCGCTGGCCGGCCGGTCGACGATCCCAATCGACGTCGATGTCCGACTCGAAGGGCGAATCGGGCGCGAAGCAGAAGCCGTGTCCTACTTCGTCGTCGCCGAATGTCTGACGAACATCACCAAACACTCGGGCGCCACTCGCGCCAGCGTGTTCATCGCCCCGACCGAGAACGGTGTGCAGATCGTCGTCACCGACAACGGCCACGGCGGCGCACGCGTCGACCGCACCGGCCGTCACACCGGCATCGCCGGTCTCATCGACCGGGTCGAAGCCGCTCGTGGCACACTGAATCTGACCAGCCCCGCAGGTGGGCCAACGACTGTAGTTGTGGAGGTGCCATGCGCATCGTAA
- a CDS encoding response regulator transcription factor → MRIVIAEDSAVLRAGLERLLADAGHEIIAAVPDANELLAVVHNDPPDLAVIDVRMPPTFTDEGIRAAVLIRKQNPDVKVLVFSQYVEEQYASELIAENTGGFGYLLKDRVADVEDFLSAVDEVAGGGTVLDPEVVSQILVRTRKKDGLSTLSPREIEVLQLMAEGKSNAAIARTLYLSAGAVEKHISSVFTKFGLTADTSENRRVLAVLTFLGA, encoded by the coding sequence ATGCGCATCGTAATCGCTGAAGACTCTGCCGTCCTGCGGGCCGGACTCGAAAGACTGCTCGCCGATGCCGGACACGAGATCATCGCCGCCGTGCCCGACGCCAACGAACTCCTCGCCGTCGTCCACAACGACCCGCCGGATCTCGCCGTCATCGACGTGCGCATGCCTCCGACGTTCACCGATGAGGGCATCCGCGCCGCCGTCCTCATCCGCAAGCAGAACCCGGACGTCAAGGTCCTCGTGTTCAGCCAGTACGTGGAAGAGCAGTACGCGTCCGAACTCATCGCCGAGAACACCGGCGGCTTCGGCTACCTGCTCAAGGACCGCGTTGCCGACGTCGAAGACTTCCTCTCCGCCGTCGACGAGGTCGCAGGCGGCGGCACCGTCCTCGACCCGGAGGTCGTGTCACAGATCCTCGTGCGCACGCGCAAGAAGGACGGATTGTCGACCCTGAGCCCTCGCGAAATCGAAGTCCTCCAGCTCATGGCCGAAGGCAAGTCCAATGCGGCGATCGCCCGCACCCTGTACCTCAGTGCCGGTGCCGTAGAAAAGCACATCTCCTCGGTGTTCACGAAGTTCGGTCTCACCGCCGACACCTCGGAGAACCGTCGAGTCCTCGCCGTCCTCACATTCCTCGGAGCATAG
- a CDS encoding DUF4097 family beta strand repeat-containing protein codes for MPATVRISESARVGLRAVLIILAAVVLLIPVVVSTAQGASRLDYGRIESTEQLPKAMKELKIGLDSGGSVDIKTADVAEATVKLTGTGPRDSSANLEVDSRGETAEVDLQNSEKLENTQLTVTIPKSAAKDLALDFDGNYGRFDVTGDFAEINADTGGGTANVTGSAQKVRTTSDWGATYLDGEFGSVSAKTGVGAIEGENLTVSDRIDVVSSTGTVDLDFTNQAMPVGGIIAKTEEGSIEMRVPNLKLTSEELDEDFFYRINAKSNDGTVDLASDLEKFDVAKDPEEAKDKVLVPVSATADTGTVTVNQN; via the coding sequence ATGCCTGCCACAGTACGCATCAGCGAATCCGCCCGCGTCGGTCTGCGTGCGGTCCTGATCATCCTCGCCGCCGTCGTCCTCCTCATCCCCGTCGTCGTCAGCACCGCCCAGGGCGCCTCCCGTCTTGACTATGGGCGGATCGAATCGACCGAACAGCTGCCCAAAGCGATGAAGGAACTCAAGATCGGCCTCGACTCCGGCGGCTCCGTCGACATCAAGACCGCCGACGTCGCCGAGGCGACCGTGAAGCTCACCGGCACCGGTCCTCGTGACAGCTCCGCGAACCTTGAGGTCGACAGTCGAGGCGAAACCGCCGAGGTGGACCTGCAGAACAGCGAGAAACTGGAGAACACCCAGCTGACCGTCACCATCCCGAAGAGTGCCGCGAAAGACCTCGCCCTCGATTTCGACGGCAACTACGGCCGGTTCGATGTCACCGGTGATTTCGCTGAGATCAATGCCGACACCGGCGGTGGAACCGCGAACGTGACCGGTTCGGCGCAGAAGGTGCGAACCACGAGCGATTGGGGTGCCACCTACTTGGACGGAGAATTCGGAAGTGTGTCGGCCAAGACCGGGGTCGGTGCCATCGAAGGAGAGAATCTCACCGTCAGCGACCGTATCGACGTGGTCAGTTCGACGGGAACCGTCGACCTCGACTTCACCAATCAGGCGATGCCCGTCGGCGGAATCATTGCGAAGACCGAAGAAGGCTCGATCGAGATGCGGGTGCCGAATCTCAAGCTCACCTCAGAAGAGCTGGATGAGGACTTCTTCTACCGGATCAACGCGAAGTCCAATGACGGCACCGTCGACCTCGCCTCCGATCTGGAGAAGTTCGATGTGGCGAAGGACCCGGAGGAAGCCAAGGACAAGGTCCTCGTTCCGGTCTCGGCCACAGCGGATACTGGTACCGTCACAGTCAACCAGAACTGA
- a CDS encoding SDR family oxidoreductase: MQITVYGATGTFGAQLVPQLRERGHTVIAAHRGSGVDTVTGQGVAEAAEGSEVLVDCVNRLTTKARKAIDFFSRSSRSIAGVAAEQPGTSAAVLSIAFRPEAAESPMMGYYQGKAMQERIFRRLIPDERLLMFRSAQWFELVDTMTIKAGPLRFVPKMRVQALAVTEAARMMAEAIDARERGAIEVAGPEISDFAEIARRLAAARARKDGTRRSKVVGIPLPGPMARDGLIPPSPRMSDVTVDEWLRSV; encoded by the coding sequence ATGCAGATCACCGTCTATGGAGCCACGGGAACCTTCGGCGCGCAGTTGGTGCCCCAGCTGCGGGAACGCGGCCACACAGTCATCGCCGCTCATCGCGGGAGCGGGGTCGACACAGTGACCGGGCAGGGAGTCGCCGAGGCAGCCGAGGGCAGCGAGGTGCTCGTCGACTGCGTCAATCGGCTGACGACGAAAGCGCGCAAAGCCATCGATTTCTTCTCACGCAGCTCCCGTTCGATCGCCGGTGTCGCTGCCGAGCAGCCAGGCACCTCCGCTGCGGTCCTGTCAATCGCGTTCCGTCCTGAGGCCGCGGAGTCGCCGATGATGGGCTACTACCAGGGCAAAGCGATGCAGGAGCGCATCTTCCGCCGACTCATCCCGGATGAGCGGCTGCTGATGTTCCGGTCCGCGCAGTGGTTCGAACTCGTCGACACGATGACGATCAAGGCAGGGCCGCTGCGTTTCGTGCCGAAGATGCGCGTACAGGCCCTGGCTGTCACCGAGGCGGCACGGATGATGGCCGAGGCCATCGACGCGCGCGAGCGCGGCGCCATCGAGGTTGCCGGTCCTGAGATCAGCGACTTCGCTGAGATCGCCCGCCGACTTGCCGCGGCACGTGCTCGGAAAGATGGGACCAGGCGTTCGAAGGTCGTGGGCATTCCCCTGCCCGGACCGATGGCCCGCGATGGACTCATCCCGCCCTCACCGAGGATGTCCGACGTGACCGTCGACGAATGGCTGCGCTCGGTCTGA
- a CDS encoding DUF421 domain-containing protein, producing the protein MDWMEYGLNWVDAVRIVVSCVAFYFGIILLLRIFGQRTLASLSSFDVAAIIAIGAIIGRSILGDTPTLAAGILGLATLLILQALSGFGRRFGFVRSVVNSPAVVLMAGAEILTDNLSKSHVDHDELIAKLRSAGIRNRDEVACVILESTGQISVIRRGGPISEEMLTGVIGADRVPRDG; encoded by the coding sequence ATGGATTGGATGGAATACGGGCTCAACTGGGTCGACGCAGTCAGGATCGTCGTCTCATGCGTGGCCTTCTACTTCGGGATCATTCTGCTCTTGCGCATCTTCGGCCAACGCACTCTGGCGAGCCTGTCGAGCTTCGATGTTGCCGCGATCATCGCCATCGGTGCGATCATCGGGCGGTCCATCCTCGGTGATACCCCGACTCTGGCCGCCGGCATCCTGGGTCTGGCGACCCTGCTGATCCTGCAGGCGCTCAGCGGATTCGGCCGACGCTTCGGTTTCGTGCGCAGCGTCGTCAACTCCCCTGCGGTGGTGCTCATGGCCGGCGCAGAGATCCTCACGGACAATCTGTCGAAGAGCCACGTCGACCATGACGAACTCATCGCCAAACTTCGTTCTGCCGGCATCCGCAACCGTGATGAGGTGGCGTGCGTGATCCTCGAATCGACTGGCCAGATCAGCGTCATCCGACGCGGTGGCCCGATCTCCGAGGAGATGCTCACCGGAGTCATCGGCGCCGACCGAGTGCCCCGCGACGGCTGA
- a CDS encoding amidohydrolase family protein, giving the protein MDDSDDAATQTPSPARTTANPAPETTIGRIVEVPDTMTVPPRSDAEVPGYVRALGLPGLADIHVHFLPQNVLDKVWEYFDNAADNYGRDWPINYRFDTDTRLDIVRELGLRAIPALTYPHKPGMAAWLNEWNAEFAAAHDDVIHCGTLYSEPESADYVPAALAAGAKLFKVHVQVGVFSPDDEVLDPAWMALEAASVPIVIHAGSAPLPGTYTGPRAVANVLERFPRLTFVIAHMGMPEYDEFADLAERFDNVFLDTTMFASGYFSSPAEVAPAYRERLAGLEDKVILGSDFPNIPYPYVDQISGLAALGLGDGWMRSVLWANGAKVLGLD; this is encoded by the coding sequence ATGGACGACTCCGATGATGCAGCCACTCAGACCCCCTCACCTGCCCGTACGACTGCGAACCCGGCCCCGGAGACGACGATCGGTCGTATCGTCGAGGTCCCCGATACGATGACCGTTCCGCCGCGCTCCGATGCCGAGGTCCCCGGCTACGTCCGCGCCCTCGGCCTACCGGGACTCGCCGACATCCACGTCCACTTCCTGCCGCAGAACGTGCTCGACAAGGTGTGGGAGTACTTCGACAATGCCGCGGACAACTACGGCCGGGACTGGCCGATCAACTACCGATTCGACACGGACACCCGCCTGGATATCGTCCGCGAGCTCGGCCTGCGCGCCATCCCGGCCCTGACCTACCCGCACAAGCCCGGGATGGCTGCGTGGCTGAATGAATGGAACGCCGAGTTCGCCGCGGCTCACGACGACGTCATCCACTGCGGCACCCTCTATTCCGAACCCGAATCGGCCGACTACGTCCCTGCCGCGCTTGCCGCCGGTGCGAAGCTGTTCAAGGTCCACGTTCAGGTCGGTGTGTTCTCACCCGATGATGAGGTCCTCGACCCCGCGTGGATGGCTCTCGAAGCAGCGAGCGTGCCCATCGTCATCCACGCCGGATCCGCTCCGCTGCCGGGGACGTACACCGGCCCGCGGGCGGTGGCGAACGTCCTCGAGCGGTTCCCGCGGCTGACATTCGTCATCGCCCATATGGGCATGCCCGAGTACGACGAATTCGCCGATCTCGCAGAGAGATTCGACAATGTCTTCCTCGACACGACGATGTTCGCCTCCGGGTATTTCTCCTCCCCTGCCGAGGTGGCCCCCGCCTACCGCGAACGCCTGGCCGGGCTTGAGGACAAGGTCATCCTCGGCTCTGATTTCCCGAACATCCCCTACCCGTACGTCGACCAGATCTCCGGGCTCGCCGCCCTGGGCCTCGGTGACGGTTGGATGCGCTCGGTGTTGTGGGCCAACGGTGCGAAGGTCCTCGGGCTCGACTGA